A single window of Anomaloglossus baeobatrachus isolate aAnoBae1 chromosome 5, aAnoBae1.hap1, whole genome shotgun sequence DNA harbors:
- the CYP26A1 gene encoding cytochrome P450 26A1, whose amino-acid sequence MELFTLVTSTLCTLVLPVLLLLTAVKLWALYCYSCRDSTCESPLPPGTMGLPFFGETLQLVLQRRKFLELKSRKYGHVYKTHLFGRPTVRIMGAENVRQILLGEHKFVSVHWPASVRTILGSQCLSNLHDSQHKHMKKAIMQAFSKDALESYVPVMEEEIRNAIHSWMQNESCVLVYPAVKRLMFRIAMRLLLGFEPKQMDPAHEQPLVQAFEEMTRNLFSLPIDVPFTGLYKGLRARNIIHAKIDENIKEKLQKEPEGSGQDALQLLIDHSRKNGEPINMQALKESATELLFGGHGTTASAATSLITFLGLHKHVVDKVRQELDSKGLLSGAPEEKKPLTLDILQQLTYTGCVLKETLRLSPPVPGGFRVALKTFVLNGYQIPKGWNVIYSIADTHNLAEIFPNKEEFNPDRFLTPFPDDSSRFSFIPFGGGPRSCVGKEFAKILLKTFIIELCRSCDWELLNGPPTMKTSPIVHPEDNLPTQFKPFQSQVV is encoded by the exons ATGGAGCTGTTCACCCTGGTCACCAGTACCCTGTGCACCTTGGTGCTGCCAGTCCTGCTGCTGCTCACTGCGGTGAAGTTATGGGCACTGTACTGTTACAGCTGCAGAGACTCCACATGCGAGAGCCCTCTCCCCCCTGGCACTATGGGGCTGCCTTTTTTTGGAGAAACCTTGCAGCTGGTGCTCCAG AGACGTAAATTCCTCGAACTGAAGAGCAGGAAGTACGGGCACGTTTATAAGACGCATCTGTTTGGAAGACCGACCGTGCGCATCATGGGGGCAGAAAACGTCAGGCAGATCCTCCTTGGAGAGCACAAGTTTGTGTCTGTGCACTGGCCGGCTTCTGTCCGGACCATCCTGGGGTCCCAGTGTCTGTCCAACCTGCACGACAGCCAGCACAAGCACATGAAGAAG GCCATCATGCAAGCTTTCTCCAAGGATGCTCTGGAGAGCTATGTGCCAGTCATGGAGGAGGAGATACGCAATGCCATCCATTCCTGGATGCAAAATGAGTCCTGTGTGCTGGTGTACCCGGCTGTCAAACGCCTCATGTTTCGTATTGCCATGAGACTTCTTTTGGGCTTTGAGCCTAAACAAATGGACCCAGCACATGAACAGCCATTGGTGCAAGCCTTTGAGGAAATGACCCGGAATCTCTTCTCCCTTCCTATTGATGTTCCATTTACTGGCCTTTACAAG ggTTTGCGTGCAAGAAACATAATTCATGCCAAAATTGACGAAAACATCAAGGAAAAGTTGCAGAAGGAACCAGAGGGCTCAGGTCAAGATGCCCTACAACTTCTGATTGACCATAGCAGGAAGAATGGAGAACCCATTAACATGCAG GCATTGAAAGAATCTGCGACAGAGTTGCTGTTTGGTGGCCACGGGACCACGGCTAGTGCTGCCACATCTCTAATAACCTTTCTTGGCCTTCACAAGCATGTGGTGGACAAAGTCCGTCAAGAGCTTGATTCTAAG GGTCTCTTATCAGGTGCTCCTGAAGAAAAGAAGCCCTTAACCCTGGATATATTACAGCAGCTGACATACACTGGCTGTGTCTTAAAGGAAACCCTACGTCTCAGTCCACCAGTTCCTGGAGGCTTTCGAGTTGCTTTGAAGACTTTTGTCTTAAAT GGCTATCAGATTCCAAAGGGCTGGAATGTCATCTATAGCATTGCCGACACACACAATCTGGCTGAGATTTTCCCCAACAAAGAAGAGTTTAACCCTGATCGTTTCTTGACTCCGTTCCCTGACGACTCCTCCCGATTCAGCTTCATACCATTTGGAGGAGGTCCAAGGAGCTGTGTGGGCAAAGAGTTTGCCAAGATCCTTTTAAAGACTTTTATTATTGAGCTGTGCCGAAGCTGTGATTGGGAACTCCTAAATGGGCCACCAACTATGAAGACTAGTCCCATAGTCCACCCAGAGGACAATCTCCCCACCCAATTCAAACCCTTTCAAAGCCAAGTTGTATAA